TAATTTTTCTCATCTATTTTCATACAAAGCTTGTTAGCCGCCTGATATCGGCGAATATAACGATAACGTATCTTTTTCCTTCAATGCATCGGATTCATCCGCGTTACGCCCATTGAGCAAGACAATCGCCTTCTCTTCAGCCGGGATTTCAAGAATATCCA
The nucleotide sequence above comes from Desulfobacterales bacterium. Encoded proteins:
- a CDS encoding MoaD/ThiS family protein, with product MKVHVDLYVNLKKYAPANESSFDIQLESGATVRSVLDILEIPAEEKAIVLLNGRNADESDALKEKDTLSLYSPISGG